A region from the uncultured Draconibacterium sp. genome encodes:
- a CDS encoding FdtA/QdtA family cupin domain-containing protein, which translates to MLDKLKIIDFPKIEDPRGNLTFVQQNKHIPFAIERVYWIYDVPGGQVRGGHAFKKQQEVIVALSGSFDVLVNNGNEEVSYTLNRSYFGLYIPNGIWRSLQNFSTNAVALVLSSTRFSESDYIRNYEEYKHYLNVANE; encoded by the coding sequence ATGTTGGATAAACTAAAAATTATTGATTTCCCAAAAATTGAGGATCCTCGTGGAAATTTAACCTTTGTACAACAAAACAAACATATACCTTTTGCAATCGAGCGAGTTTATTGGATTTACGATGTGCCGGGCGGCCAGGTGCGCGGCGGCCATGCTTTTAAAAAACAACAGGAAGTAATTGTTGCCCTTTCCGGGAGTTTTGATGTATTGGTGAATAATGGCAATGAGGAAGTGTCTTATACTTTAAACCGGTCTTATTTTGGTTTATATATACCCAATGGAATTTGGCGCAGCCTGCAAAACTTTTCGACTAATGCCGTGGCCCTGGTTTTAAGCTCAACTCGCTTCAGCGAAAGCGATTATATTCGTAATTATGAGGAGTATAAACACTATTTAAATGTTGCGAATGAATAA
- a CDS encoding FdtA/QdtA family cupin domain-containing protein, with translation MNKISNCTLINLPLIKDRRGNISPIHTEVEVPFDIKRVFYIYDIPGGEDRGAHAHYSCHQFLVAVSGSFEVELDDGENQKTFLLNRPYFGLHIPPGLWAAEKQFSGGAVCLVLTSHEYDEADYIRDYEVFRNYKTGIDANIIKQYSSR, from the coding sequence ATGAATAAAATAAGTAATTGCACGCTAATAAATCTGCCACTGATTAAAGACCGTAGGGGAAATATCTCTCCAATACACACCGAAGTAGAGGTTCCGTTTGATATAAAACGTGTTTTTTATATTTACGATATACCTGGGGGCGAAGACCGTGGGGCACATGCGCATTATTCCTGTCACCAGTTTTTAGTGGCTGTTAGCGGAAGTTTTGAAGTAGAGCTTGATGATGGAGAAAACCAAAAAACATTCCTGTTAAACCGGCCTTATTTTGGTTTACACATTCCTCCCGGATTATGGGCGGCAGAAAAGCAGTTCTCAGGAGGCGCCGTATGTCTTGTGCTTACCTCGCACGAGTACGATGAAGCCGATTATATTCGCGACTACGAAGTTTTTAGAAACTACAAGACCGGGATTGACGCAAACATTATAAAGCAGTACAGTTCCAGATGA
- a CDS encoding AMP-binding protein, producing MMIIYLLKYYLETKLFALMPEKWVANKQLRKFKKTFEWARENSDFYNNLYAKAGVANLKIESINDIAKVPIIDKELMNKSNIKTILTCKQTDKLVITNTSGSTGVPIDIYSTKAELFTGYVRTFIATKFYNPFKPYGFIGLYEHKEAVEKHTFIYYLQKHLGLFRRETFSVFTPPAELIQQLKAKNINVLFSTPSGLKVLIAKLKEKNDRLRFRVVVVSGETLSEDLRTDIKRYLDAKVIDVYGCMEHPSLSWTDPNGDFFNYPSNSVYVEYINKMQIEGEWYGELVITNLANKTMPFVRYKIGDRVKILDSNKRMGKISGRVDDIIEYENGDQIFMIQLYPFDAIFDYSQYKVIQKKDKSVYFQAVCNSGVDKDKLKRRIESVWKECFGNNPVVVEFVKDLPINSKTGKFKLIEREV from the coding sequence ATGATGATAATTTACCTGTTAAAATACTATCTTGAAACAAAATTGTTTGCTCTAATGCCCGAGAAATGGGTAGCCAATAAACAACTAAGGAAATTCAAAAAAACCTTTGAGTGGGCGCGAGAGAACTCGGACTTTTACAACAACTTATATGCAAAGGCGGGAGTAGCTAATCTAAAAATTGAGTCGATAAATGATATTGCTAAGGTGCCGATAATTGATAAAGAATTGATGAATAAAAGCAATATCAAAACAATACTTACCTGCAAACAAACCGATAAATTGGTGATTACCAATACAAGCGGGTCAACAGGTGTACCAATTGATATTTATTCGACTAAGGCCGAGTTGTTTACCGGATATGTACGAACTTTTATTGCTACAAAATTTTATAATCCTTTTAAACCTTATGGTTTTATCGGACTGTATGAGCACAAAGAAGCGGTTGAAAAGCATACTTTTATCTACTATCTTCAAAAACACCTCGGTCTTTTTCGTCGTGAGACTTTTTCAGTTTTCACTCCTCCGGCCGAGCTGATTCAGCAGTTAAAAGCCAAAAATATTAATGTTCTTTTTTCTACTCCTTCTGGTTTAAAGGTGTTAATTGCTAAACTAAAAGAAAAGAACGACCGTCTTCGTTTCAGGGTAGTTGTAGTTTCAGGCGAAACATTATCAGAAGATTTGCGAACGGATATTAAGCGCTATCTGGATGCAAAAGTTATTGATGTGTATGGGTGTATGGAGCATCCTTCGTTATCGTGGACAGACCCTAATGGCGATTTTTTTAACTATCCATCAAACTCGGTATATGTTGAATACATTAATAAAATGCAGATTGAAGGAGAATGGTATGGCGAACTGGTTATTACCAACCTTGCCAACAAAACCATGCCTTTTGTTCGATATAAAATTGGTGATCGGGTAAAAATACTCGATTCCAATAAAAGAATGGGAAAAATATCGGGGCGGGTTGATGATATAATAGAATACGAAAATGGAGATCAGATTTTTATGATTCAACTGTATCCTTTTGATGCCATTTTTGATTATTCGCAGTATAAGGTAATTCAGAAAAAGGATAAAAGTGTTTATTTTCAGGCTGTATGCAATTCCGGGGTGGATAAAGACAAGCTTAAACGACGTATTGAAAGTGTTTGGAAAGAATGCTTTGGCAACAACCCGGTTGTTGTGGAATTTGTAAAAGATTTGCCAATTAATTCAAAAACCGGAAAGTTCAAGTTGATAGAGCGTGAAGTTTAA
- a CDS encoding lysylphosphatidylglycerol synthase transmembrane domain-containing protein — protein sequence MKKVLRILQFVIPVVLLAIVFSKIDFSKVAEVYVQSNKVLLFLAFVSFPLSYALFSLRWKLVLNMFGKRNISYLRLLKIVYIGFFSGYFLPASVGIDIYRVYSLRKTDTTSVTIGLLFQEKLMGLLICGFFILFFSGILSINDQLVYPHIRTILYVFLSISILVIALMLLFKNSRIVQLVLAFIERKLFDLIKWFALKFNKEVKVESGFLNKILQVSLYPKLILLVAAFSLINQFIGAVFSNIAFNALGAEIPLTYNLFANPLLNILFLFPISFGGFGIREGSYILIFGILGVSSEISLLVSFVFLISTFINVGIGGILFMFNKKVL from the coding sequence ATGAAAAAAGTTTTACGCATTCTGCAATTTGTTATTCCGGTTGTTTTACTGGCAATTGTATTTTCTAAAATTGATTTTAGTAAGGTTGCAGAAGTCTATGTTCAGAGCAATAAAGTTTTACTATTTCTTGCTTTTGTTTCGTTTCCGTTGAGTTATGCTTTGTTTTCGTTACGGTGGAAACTTGTGCTAAATATGTTTGGTAAGCGAAACATTTCGTACCTGCGTTTATTAAAAATCGTATACATCGGATTTTTCTCCGGTTATTTTTTACCGGCATCTGTTGGCATCGATATTTATCGGGTGTATAGTTTACGAAAAACGGATACAACGTCGGTTACTATTGGTTTGCTATTTCAGGAGAAGTTAATGGGATTGCTTATTTGTGGCTTCTTTATTCTTTTTTTCTCCGGAATTTTGTCCATTAACGATCAACTAGTATATCCGCATATACGCACCATCCTTTACGTGTTCTTATCAATCTCAATTTTAGTAATTGCTCTGATGTTGCTATTCAAAAATAGCCGTATTGTGCAGTTGGTGTTAGCTTTTATCGAAAGAAAATTGTTTGACTTAATAAAATGGTTCGCTTTAAAATTTAACAAAGAAGTTAAGGTTGAAAGCGGCTTTTTAAACAAAATTTTGCAGGTAAGCCTTTATCCGAAATTAATATTATTGGTGGCCGCATTTAGTTTAATCAATCAGTTTATCGGGGCCGTATTTAGCAATATCGCTTTTAATGCCCTGGGAGCTGAAATACCTCTAACTTATAACCTTTTTGCAAATCCTTTATTGAATATCCTTTTTTTATTCCCAATTTCGTTTGGTGGTTTCGGAATTCGTGAAGGATCATACATCCTTATTTTCGGAATTTTAGGTGTTTCGTCAGAAATTAGTTTGTTGGTTTCCTTTGTGTTTCTAATCTCAACATTTATAAATGTAGGAATAGGTGGCATTTTATTTATGTTTAACAAAAAAGTATTGTGA
- a CDS encoding DegT/DnrJ/EryC1/StrS family aminotransferase, translating to MMNNKNLETIRPNDFRKEYKAIEQELQGKIAKFFDKGRYILGEEVETFESAFATYVGTNHCVGVANGLDGLFLALKALGIGNGDEVLVPSNAYIASVLAISHAGAKPVFVEPNPITFNIDATLIEAKITGNTKAIMPVHLYGLISDMPAIMNIAQENNLFVVEDCAQAHGAKVNGQHAGSFGDINAFSFYPTKNLGACGDAGAITTNSAELAEKIKKLRNYGSVERYRNEVIGYNSRLDEFQAAILNVKLNYLDVWNTKRREIAQEYARIFSDQLWTLPTEPEGYHHVFHQYVVQSANRAEDMRWLKEQGYECLIHYPVPPYKSEAYREVYKNENYPLADKLAEQVISLPVHGKMWQK from the coding sequence ATGATGAACAATAAAAACCTTGAAACGATAAGGCCAAATGATTTTAGGAAAGAATATAAAGCCATAGAACAGGAATTGCAAGGGAAAATTGCAAAGTTTTTTGATAAAGGCAGGTATATATTGGGCGAGGAAGTGGAAACATTCGAAAGCGCTTTTGCCACCTATGTCGGAACAAACCATTGTGTTGGTGTGGCTAATGGCCTTGATGGTTTGTTCCTCGCATTAAAAGCTCTTGGCATAGGCAATGGCGACGAGGTGCTGGTTCCTTCAAACGCCTACATAGCATCGGTTTTGGCCATCTCTCATGCCGGGGCAAAGCCTGTTTTTGTTGAGCCAAACCCAATAACGTTTAATATTGATGCAACGCTTATTGAAGCGAAAATTACCGGTAATACCAAGGCGATAATGCCGGTTCATTTGTATGGGCTGATATCGGATATGCCGGCAATTATGAATATTGCACAAGAGAATAATTTGTTTGTGGTGGAAGATTGTGCCCAGGCACACGGCGCAAAAGTAAACGGGCAGCATGCCGGAAGTTTTGGAGATATAAATGCCTTTAGCTTTTACCCAACAAAAAACCTGGGGGCATGTGGTGATGCCGGTGCCATAACCACAAATTCTGCCGAACTGGCCGAGAAAATAAAAAAGCTTCGGAATTATGGCTCGGTTGAACGCTACCGCAACGAGGTAATTGGTTACAACTCGCGCCTCGACGAGTTTCAGGCTGCTATTTTAAATGTAAAACTAAACTACCTGGATGTTTGGAATACTAAACGACGTGAAATAGCACAGGAATATGCACGTATTTTTTCGGATCAATTGTGGACATTGCCTACTGAACCTGAAGGATATCATCATGTTTTTCATCAGTACGTTGTTCAATCAGCTAACAGAGCTGAAGATATGCGGTGGTTGAAAGAACAAGGGTACGAATGCTTAATTCATTACCCGGTGCCGCCTTATAAATCAGAAGCCTACAGAGAGGTGTATAAAAATGAAAACTATCCGCTTGCAGATAAGCTGGCCGAACAAGTAATAAGCTTGCCGGTTCACGGAAAAATGTGGCAAAAATAA
- a CDS encoding glycosyltransferase produces the protein METHKMLSIILLSYFSENRIFTVYEQVKQKMEAEQIPFELIIIDDGSKDESFKKALELEKTDSRVRAFQLSRNYTSHYARFAGLSKSKGACAVGIPDDLQTPLEVIVKMYRHWENGNKIVIPFRASRNDGWLSDLFSTFYYGIMNAISDVNFPKGGADGFLIDREVVDIMNERIHPINTSTIVEVLRLGFDPVFIPFNRPTVKSKSRWTFKKKLKLASDTIFSSSSFPIKCITIIGFISVIISVFSIIVSTFLKFSGNQHLFGLSIPGWTSTFVLISFFCGLILFSLGVIAEYIWRIYEEVKNRPGYIIKDKTKPKS, from the coding sequence ATGGAAACACATAAAATGTTGTCGATTATTTTGTTATCGTATTTTAGCGAAAACAGAATATTTACGGTATACGAACAGGTTAAACAAAAAATGGAAGCCGAACAAATTCCGTTTGAGTTGATAATTATTGATGATGGTTCGAAAGATGAATCGTTTAAAAAAGCCTTGGAACTGGAAAAAACAGACAGCAGGGTGCGGGCATTTCAGCTAAGTAGAAATTACACCAGCCACTATGCACGTTTTGCGGGGTTGTCAAAAAGCAAAGGAGCGTGTGCCGTTGGTATACCAGATGACCTGCAGACGCCATTGGAGGTTATTGTAAAAATGTACCGCCATTGGGAAAACGGAAATAAAATTGTGATCCCTTTTCGGGCATCGCGCAACGATGGTTGGCTCAGCGATCTTTTTTCAACCTTTTATTATGGAATAATGAATGCCATTTCTGATGTAAACTTTCCCAAAGGTGGGGCAGATGGCTTTTTAATTGACCGGGAGGTAGTTGATATTATGAACGAGCGAATACATCCGATAAATACTTCAACAATTGTGGAAGTGTTGCGTTTGGGATTCGATCCGGTTTTTATTCCTTTTAACCGGCCAACTGTAAAATCAAAATCAAGATGGACCTTTAAAAAGAAACTAAAACTGGCTTCTGACACCATTTTTTCCTCTTCGTCTTTTCCAATAAAATGTATAACCATCATTGGTTTTATTTCAGTTATCATTTCAGTTTTCTCCATAATAGTTTCAACTTTTTTAAAGTTTTCTGGCAACCAGCATCTATTCGGCTTATCAATTCCCGGTTGGACTTCTACCTTTGTGCTGATTTCGTTTTTTTGTGGCTTAATACTTTTTTCGTTGGGGGTAATTGCAGAGTATATCTGGCGAATTTATGAGGAAGTAAAAAACAGACCAGGGTACATCATAAAAGATAAAACAAAGCCCAAAAGCTAA
- a CDS encoding GNAT family N-acetyltransferase — MLTIKKYSAEYKKNWDELVARSRNGTFLFYRDYLEYHKEKYNECSFLFFKKDKLLAVIPGNVNEQIFYTHEYLTYGGFIIDNTLKTADILLLFELLNKELRLLKIKEVVYKPIPFIYHQIPSQEDLYALFMLKAKRLACDISSSVFECNKIKFSNSRKDGIRKANKAGLVVEESDDYAGFWKILAANLQKKYSTLPVHSLDEITYLQNHFKQKIKLFVVKQKAEIVGGTVLFITGKVVHVQYIAANLEGRVTGALDLLFSELINTVCVSCEVFDFGKSTEQAGTVLNKNLIFQKEGFGARGVVYETYKYTL; from the coding sequence ATGCTTACCATAAAAAAATACAGTGCGGAATATAAAAAGAACTGGGATGAGCTGGTTGCTCGTTCGCGAAATGGTACTTTTCTGTTTTACCGCGATTATCTTGAATATCACAAAGAAAAGTATAATGAGTGTTCGTTTTTGTTTTTTAAAAAAGACAAACTACTGGCTGTTATTCCGGGGAATGTAAACGAACAAATATTTTATACACATGAATACTTAACTTACGGGGGATTTATTATTGACAATACCCTAAAAACAGCCGACATTCTGCTGCTTTTCGAGCTGTTGAACAAGGAACTTCGTTTACTTAAAATTAAAGAGGTTGTTTATAAGCCCATACCTTTTATCTATCATCAAATTCCATCGCAAGAAGACTTGTACGCCTTGTTTATGCTAAAGGCAAAACGTTTGGCTTGCGATATTTCTTCTTCGGTTTTTGAATGTAACAAGATAAAATTCAGCAACTCCAGAAAAGATGGAATACGTAAGGCAAATAAGGCTGGTTTAGTGGTTGAAGAATCGGATGATTATGCTGGTTTCTGGAAGATATTAGCAGCAAATCTGCAAAAAAAATACAGTACTTTACCGGTACATTCGCTGGATGAGATTACCTACCTGCAAAATCATTTCAAACAAAAAATAAAACTGTTTGTGGTGAAACAAAAAGCAGAAATAGTTGGTGGAACAGTATTGTTTATTACCGGTAAAGTTGTTCATGTTCAGTACATTGCTGCCAACTTGGAGGGGCGTGTGACAGGCGCACTCGATTTGCTTTTTTCGGAGCTCATTAATACAGTTTGCGTTTCGTGCGAGGTTTTTGATTTTGGAAAGTCTACAGAACAGGCTGGTACAGTTCTTAATAAAAACCTCATTTTCCAGAAAGAAGGGTTTGGCGCACGCGGGGTGGTGTACGAAACCTATAAATATACCTTGTAA
- a CDS encoding 3-keto-5-aminohexanoate cleavage protein has protein sequence MNKFIINFTPTGMVPSKEMNQHVPISPDEIITEVLEARKYGISIVHLHARDEMGNPSWQ, from the coding sequence ATGAATAAGTTTATCATAAATTTTACGCCAACAGGCATGGTTCCCAGCAAAGAGATGAACCAGCATGTTCCTATTTCTCCGGATGAAATAATAACCGAGGTATTGGAGGCCAGAAAATATGGAATATCAATTGTTCACCTGCACGCCAGAGATGAGATGGGCAATCCAAGTTGGCAATAA